GTCCAGTCGGCTGTCAGCTTTGCGCTTTCAGGAATGTAATCCGACCAGGAATCACCCACGACAACGTCATCGGTGCTCCAGACGGTATCAAACTGGCCGTCATCCTGGACTTCACCAATCAGAACCGGTTTGGACAGGTAATGGTTGGTGTTCATCACAGCCACACCGCCCGTCAGGTTCGGTACTTTCTGGCCATACATGGCCTGGCGAACCGCATCGACATCGGTGGTGCCTGCCTGTTCAACGGCATGCGCCCACATGGTAAAGCCGATATAGGTGGCTTCCATCGGGTCATTGGTGACGCGTTTTTCATCGCCAATGTAATCATGCCATTTTTTGATGAAAGCTGCGTTGGCTTCGCTATCAACGCTTTCAAAATAGTTCCATGCGGCCAGATGCCCCACCAGCGGTGCGGTATCAATACCGGCCAGTTCCTCTTCCCCGACCGAGAAAGCAACAACAGGAATATCTTCAGCCTTGATGCCCTGGTTTGCCAGTTCCTTGTAGAACGGTACATTGGCATCACCATTGATGGTCGAAACCACAGCGGTTTTCTTGCCAGCCGAGGCAAAGCCCTTCACATCGGAAACAATCGACTGCCAGTCGGAATGACCGAACGGCGTGTAATTTTCCATGATGTCTTCATCGGCAACACCCTTGCTGTGCAGATAGGCACGCAGGATTTTATTGGTGGTACGCGGATAAACATAGTCGGTCCCCAGCAGGGCAAAACGCTGCGCCCCGCCGCCATCTTCGCTCATCAGGTAATCCACAGCCGGGATCGCCTGCTGGTTCGGCGCGGCACCGGTATAGAATACATTGCGCGAGCTTTCTTCGCCTTCAAACTGGACCGGATAGAACAGCAGACCGTTATCTTCTTCAAACACCGGCAGAACCGATTTGCGCGAGACCGAAGTCCAGCAACCGAAAACCGCCGCGACCTTGTCTTTTTCCAGAAGTTCGCGGGCCTTTTCGGCAAAAAGCGGCCAGTCGGATGCCGGGTCAACAACAACAGCTTCAACCTTCTTGCCCAGAAGGCCGCCTTTTTTATTAAGGTCGTCCACCAGCATCAGGACGGTGTCCTTCAGCGTGGTTTCCGAAATTGCCATCGTTCCCGAAAGAGAGTGCAGAACGCCAATCTTGATCGTGTCATCAGCAGCCTGCGCGGGCGTCATAGCCATTGCAGACCACGCCAGCGCCCCCGCGCCGACGATCGTCTGAAGCATCGTCTTCATTAGTAGCCTCCACTGCGAGTTTTTATTGCACCGCAGCGCTACTAGCCAAAATCGTGCCAGATTTTGAAGTTTTAAGCAAAATCACCAAAACCGCAGAGACTCAACGCAATTTAACGATAGTACAATCCGCTATAGTAGAAAATTATTGCGCACACTTCATTTGAAATGACTAATTTTCGCTCAACT
The window above is part of the Thalassospira marina genome. Proteins encoded here:
- the urtA gene encoding urea ABC transporter substrate-binding protein, which translates into the protein MKTMLQTIVGAGALAWSAMAMTPAQAADDTIKIGVLHSLSGTMAISETTLKDTVLMLVDDLNKKGGLLGKKVEAVVVDPASDWPLFAEKARELLEKDKVAAVFGCWTSVSRKSVLPVFEEDNGLLFYPVQFEGEESSRNVFYTGAAPNQQAIPAVDYLMSEDGGGAQRFALLGTDYVYPRTTNKILRAYLHSKGVADEDIMENYTPFGHSDWQSIVSDVKGFASAGKKTAVVSTINGDANVPFYKELANQGIKAEDIPVVAFSVGEEELAGIDTAPLVGHLAAWNYFESVDSEANAAFIKKWHDYIGDEKRVTNDPMEATYIGFTMWAHAVEQAGTTDVDAVRQAMYGQKVPNLTGGVAVMNTNHYLSKPVLIGEVQDDGQFDTVWSTDDVVVGDSWSDYIPESAKLTADWTYPWVCGNCEKPTY